GGGGCCACTGTCCGCGACGTCCCGACCGCATTACGCTGTCCCGACCATCGCACCACCGCACGCATCCCCGCATGAGAGCGAGACTTCGTGGCCTGTGACCTGTGGCTGGTCCCCCTCGTCGATGTGCTGTGCCACAGCCCCGACAACCCCTTCGCCGAAGAGATAGCCGTCTACGACAAAGCGCTCGGCGAGGCAGGGCTGCCGCCCGTGCCCGTCTACGCGTACATGCCCGGACTGACCGGTGACGTGGCCCCGGTCGCGGGCTTCGACTACGACGCGCTGCACTTCCTGCGCCGCGCCCACCTCCTCCGGCTCAGCGGCCTCGCCGTCACCCCCGTCGACGAACTGGGCGGCGACTACGAGCAGTTGCTGGAGATGTTCGAGCCGGCCGCCCAGCAGTCGCACCTGGTGTGGCACTACGACCACGCGGGCGCGTACGTCCCCGTGGACTTCGCCGTGCCGCTGTCCACCGACGCCCTGCTGGAGGGCGGCGGTCCGCTCGGTTCGGCGCACGGGCTGCTGCGGGAGCTGCAGTTCGTCGCCCCGTCCATCGGCATCGATCCGGCCAACCCGCCGCCCGCCCCGCTGCCGCCCGCCGCGCCCACCGCGCTGGAGGAACCGGCGCTGCCGATCCCCTACGACGACAACCCGTTCGCCCGGGAACGCCACGTCTGGCTCGGCCTGCACGCGGCGGTCACCCGCAGCCTCGCCCAGGGCTCGATGATCATTTTCAGCTGAGGGGCTGCCGGGCGCGGACCCCGCCGCTCCCCGCGGTGCTCACCGGTGACCGGTCACCGCGGGGACTCCGGCGGCCGCTGCCGCGGCATGTTCGGCCGGCCCATCGACTGCAGCGGAAACCTCCCCGGCTGCGCCCCCGGCTCCGTGCGCCCGCCGCCCGAACCGCCCGAGACCAGCGCCTGCATGCCCATCGGCGCGGGACCGGCCCGGAACTCCACCATCCAGTCCGCGGTCTCCGACCGTACGAGCTCCGTGATGTCCTCCGAGAAGCGCCGCAGCACCCCCAGGCACCGCTCGGCCGCCTCGCTCGCCGTCCCCTCGGCCGGGCCGAGCACCTCGCGCACGCACTCCGAAGCCCAGTCGAACTGGAGCACCTGGAGCCGTCGCTGTACGGCCTGTGCCGTGGCGAGATTCCTTATCCAGCCCGAGGTCAGCCCGAAGTACCGGTCGCACGCCATGCACGCGGCGCCCAGCAGCAGCGACAGATACCCCCAGCCGGCCGCGCCGTGCAGCGCGCCCGTCAGATCGAGCAGCGGCAGCGCGGCGCCCGCCAC
This genomic interval from Streptomyces sp. NBC_00464 contains the following:
- a CDS encoding SLATT domain-containing protein codes for the protein MSQPEMQPEGPPRNESGVPGPATSSGAGSGARSREAQGRDLTGTPFPLGDWGEPAQRLDELYRWVEADALRTADWYLGDRVWKRRGARALRMGAAAGAVAGAALPLLDLTGALHGAAGWGYLSLLLGAACMACDRYFGLTSGWIRNLATAQAVQRRLQVLQFDWASECVREVLGPAEGTASEAAERCLGVLRRFSEDITELVRSETADWMVEFRAGPAPMGMQALVSGGSGGGRTEPGAQPGRFPLQSMGRPNMPRQRPPESPR